In the Nitrosarchaeum sp. genome, one interval contains:
- a CDS encoding LLM class flavin-dependent oxidoreductase, whose product MRIAYSLGSLLTVNQVLECSEILSHTNVDTIWIPETWGMENYSMLGAVSQKALEPKIGSSIINIFSRSPSSIAMGAATVDTLSKGRLILGLGTSSMPIVEDFHGYKFENPVLRMKEYVEIIRHVLSGKQVNYSGKIFNLKNFSLLIKPPRNKIPIYLAAVNQKMMELTWEISDGVIFYLRPLNEMKKTIQKMQSKRKIDVTCQIITCVSHDEEIAINRAKQTLAFYISVGKIYREFLSKNGFESETKNVYEEFKKSGFKTNHELISDNMLKSLTIAGTPNQCLSQLQKFRDTGIDLPTIQFNPVGDVVDSFKLFTTTFSEET is encoded by the coding sequence ATGCGTATAGCATATAGTTTAGGCTCTCTTCTTACTGTAAATCAAGTCTTAGAATGTTCAGAAATACTATCTCATACTAATGTAGATACAATATGGATTCCAGAAACATGGGGGATGGAGAATTATTCAATGTTAGGTGCAGTATCACAAAAAGCACTAGAACCAAAAATAGGCTCATCAATAATTAATATTTTTTCTAGGAGCCCATCGTCTATTGCCATGGGTGCTGCAACTGTAGACACACTATCAAAAGGACGTTTAATCTTGGGTCTTGGAACAAGCAGTATGCCAATTGTAGAAGATTTTCACGGATACAAATTTGAAAATCCTGTTTTAAGAATGAAAGAATATGTCGAAATTATAAGACATGTTTTATCTGGAAAACAAGTTAATTATTCGGGAAAAATATTTAATTTGAAAAACTTTTCTTTACTGATAAAACCTCCAAGAAATAAAATTCCAATATACTTGGCAGCAGTTAATCAAAAAATGATGGAGCTGACATGGGAGATTTCAGATGGAGTAATTTTTTATTTAAGACCGCTAAATGAGATGAAAAAAACAATTCAAAAAATGCAATCAAAAAGAAAAATTGATGTGACATGTCAAATTATTACTTGTGTATCTCACGATGAGGAAATTGCAATAAATCGTGCTAAACAAACTTTGGCATTTTACATATCGGTTGGAAAAATTTATCGTGAATTTCTATCAAAAAATGGATTTGAGAGTGAAACTAAGAATGTATACGAGGAGTTTAAGAAATCTGGATTTAAAACAAATCATGAATTAATATCAGATAACATGCTAAAATCATTAACAATTGCAGGTACTCCTAATCAATGTCTCTCACAACTGCAAAAATTCCGAGATACTGGAATTGATTTACCAACAATACAATTCAATCCGGTTGGAGATGTGGTTGATTCTTTTAAATTATTTACAACTACATTTTCAGAGGAAACATGA
- a CDS encoding thiolase C-terminal domain-containing protein → MSKVGIASYGLTKFSKDDSKIESVLLQSTKKLFDASPNLSRNDIDAILVSTNNNSKYLSAVLSEMSGIEPKIAHSVESLCNSGTNAIVSAYSYISAGLADVVLVCGAERYDSPGQILEWDNSRGEFKHPIFWASIFTKAYKREFSITDDDLAIVPVKNHKQSKNNPNALSEKTYSLDEVINSKKLTDDLRLHDCSRPCTGGASILLASENVCKKYTDTPIWISGIGQKTTSAGFTKNIAFSSMESSRIAATSAFQMSKRNVMDIDVAEVHDAFSVCEPMALESLGFTDKGKGMNWIKELHTTDNFKINPRGGLIGAGHPLGATGIAQTIEITQQLQSSADKRQVNNAKIGLVHNMSAASTSSTVLVLER, encoded by the coding sequence ATGTCCAAAGTAGGAATTGCATCGTATGGATTAACAAAATTCTCAAAAGACGACTCAAAGATTGAATCCGTACTTTTACAATCTACAAAAAAACTATTTGACGCCAGCCCTAATTTAAGTAGAAATGACATTGACGCGATCTTGGTTTCTACCAATAATAACTCAAAATATCTTTCTGCGGTTTTATCTGAAATGTCTGGAATTGAGCCTAAAATTGCTCATTCTGTAGAGAGTTTGTGTAATTCTGGAACAAATGCAATAGTATCTGCATATTCTTACATCTCGGCAGGATTGGCAGATGTGGTGTTAGTGTGCGGAGCTGAAAGATATGACAGCCCTGGACAAATTTTGGAATGGGATAACTCAAGAGGAGAGTTCAAACATCCAATTTTTTGGGCAAGTATATTTACAAAAGCATACAAAAGAGAATTTTCTATTACGGATGACGATCTAGCAATTGTACCCGTAAAAAATCACAAACAGTCAAAGAATAATCCAAATGCACTTTCAGAAAAAACATATTCGTTAGATGAAGTAATAAATTCTAAAAAATTAACTGATGATCTTAGGTTACATGATTGCTCAAGACCATGTACAGGAGGTGCATCAATTTTACTTGCATCTGAAAATGTATGTAAAAAATACACGGATACTCCTATCTGGATTTCAGGAATTGGGCAAAAAACAACCTCAGCTGGATTTACAAAAAATATTGCGTTTAGCTCAATGGAGTCATCAAGGATTGCGGCAACATCGGCGTTTCAAATGTCAAAACGAAATGTAATGGATATAGATGTGGCAGAAGTTCATGATGCATTTTCTGTTTGCGAACCGATGGCTTTGGAATCCCTAGGTTTTACAGATAAGGGAAAAGGCATGAATTGGATAAAAGAACTACACACAACAGATAATTTTAAAATAAATCCACGAGGTGGTCTGATTGGAGCAGGACATCCGCTTGGAGCAACAGGAATTGCACAAACAATTGAGATAACACAGCAATTGCAATCGTCTGCTGATAAAAGACAGGTAAACAATGCAAAGATAGGTCTCGTTCACAACATGTCTGCAGCATCAACATCTTCAACTGTTCTGGTGTTGGAAAGATGA
- a CDS encoding zinc ribbon domain-containing protein — translation MNFDTELENGNFIVAECKHCQKIVWPPSDFCNKCFRDVSWRKGADEGKIIEFSRKNDSYFCLIEIEKNIRIIGKLSRGIPVEGQQVKIEKCGIENKNYIFEISLL, via the coding sequence ATGAATTTTGATACTGAGTTAGAAAATGGAAATTTTATAGTAGCAGAATGCAAGCATTGTCAAAAAATTGTATGGCCGCCATCTGATTTTTGCAACAAGTGTTTCAGAGATGTATCGTGGCGAAAAGGAGCCGATGAAGGTAAAATTATCGAATTTTCAAGGAAAAATGATTCTTATTTTTGTCTAATTGAAATAGAAAAAAACATCAGAATAATTGGAAAACTATCTAGAGGGATTCCTGTCGAAGGCCAACAAGTCAAGATAGAAAAATGCGGAATTGAAAATAAAAATTATATTTTTGAAATTTCTTTGTTATAA
- a CDS encoding resolvase: protein MSSKLTSISIIKQKPVKDNKKIARTRRQRGYHWEDTLVKRFNSVDNWKAFRLGSPSIALPDVLAVNTQSSMIFSIEAKSGTSTSLPVPADQIERCQKWITTFDIYKERKVILAFKFLSKKRIGQGLYENRELREFYKVWDESKKITDCVCTYDGEIFAKMDGKRTNLNLEEQKMPFKNKHRTNA, encoded by the coding sequence ATGAGTAGTAAATTGACCTCGATTTCAATAATAAAACAAAAACCAGTCAAAGACAATAAAAAAATTGCACGTACACGTAGACAACGCGGGTATCACTGGGAAGACACACTGGTAAAAAGATTCAACTCTGTAGATAACTGGAAAGCATTTAGACTAGGGTCGCCAAGCATAGCATTACCAGATGTTTTGGCAGTAAATACTCAATCTAGTATGATTTTTAGCATAGAGGCAAAATCTGGAACAAGCACATCACTTCCCGTACCGGCAGATCAGATTGAAAGATGTCAAAAATGGATTACAACATTTGACATATACAAAGAAAGAAAAGTCATACTAGCATTCAAATTTCTTTCAAAAAAAAGAATTGGACAAGGACTTTATGAAAACAGGGAATTAAGAGAATTTTACAAGGTTTGGGACGAGTCAAAAAAAATAACAGATTGTGTTTGTACATATGATGGAGAGATATTTGCAAAAATGGATGGTAAAAGAACAAATCTTAACCTTGAAGAACAAAAGATGCCATTTAAGAACAAACATAGAACTAATGCCTAA
- a CDS encoding threonine synthase, with amino-acid sequence MQGDAYLKCIDPHCGLEYPIMSTNVECGKGHLLDVKYKNKPSDKLKKTFYQRRDSQENIFNESGVWRFRELLNFCQIDTENVAECSKYLVSLDGSEGRQSKPYQMSKAAEFIGISNNRLWLQPEGYNPSGSFKDNGMATAVTHAKMVGAKKIVCASTGNTSASAGMFAANEGINCDVYIPSGQIAPGKLSQAYQFGAQIIQVDGNFDDALKQSLDDAKNHNGYTVNSVNPFRIEGQKTIPFRALEYLRWEAPDWIVYPGGALGNTSSCGKALMELYEWGWIKKIPRIAVINSEGASTLSDLYNGKFEGEELRWNKGNTNTELISRYYDHLDKDGIRPKTKATAIQIGRPANILKGLRALEFTNGVVTTVSDSEMLDGMAVVGLNGFDCEMASGASVVGIKKLITEEIIKKDDVVVGILTGRQKDAMLPVEYHNNPKNKFAIPPKN; translated from the coding sequence ATGCAAGGCGACGCATATCTCAAGTGTATTGATCCTCATTGTGGATTAGAATATCCAATAATGAGCACTAATGTAGAATGTGGAAAAGGTCATCTATTAGATGTAAAATATAAAAACAAACCTTCAGATAAACTAAAAAAAACTTTTTACCAAAGACGAGATTCTCAAGAAAATATATTTAATGAAAGCGGAGTTTGGCGATTTAGAGAACTACTTAATTTTTGTCAAATAGATACAGAAAATGTTGCGGAGTGTTCAAAATACTTAGTCTCGCTAGATGGTTCAGAAGGAAGGCAGTCAAAACCATATCAAATGTCAAAAGCGGCGGAATTCATAGGGATTTCAAATAATCGATTATGGTTGCAGCCAGAAGGATACAATCCAAGTGGGTCGTTCAAAGATAATGGAATGGCAACGGCAGTAACACATGCAAAAATGGTTGGAGCAAAAAAAATTGTTTGCGCATCAACTGGAAATACTTCTGCATCTGCTGGCATGTTTGCTGCAAATGAAGGAATCAATTGTGATGTATACATCCCATCAGGTCAAATTGCTCCAGGTAAGCTAAGCCAAGCATATCAATTTGGAGCTCAAATTATCCAAGTAGATGGAAATTTTGATGATGCACTTAAACAATCTCTTGATGACGCAAAAAATCATAACGGATACACAGTAAATTCCGTAAATCCGTTTAGAATAGAAGGGCAAAAAACAATTCCGTTTAGAGCTTTAGAATATTTGAGATGGGAAGCTCCAGATTGGATTGTATATCCTGGTGGTGCACTTGGAAACACATCTAGCTGTGGAAAAGCATTGATGGAGTTATACGAATGGGGATGGATTAAAAAAATACCAAGAATCGCAGTCATTAATTCTGAAGGCGCAAGTACATTATCTGATTTGTATAATGGGAAATTTGAAGGAGAAGAACTACGTTGGAATAAAGGAAATACAAATACCGAATTGATTTCAAGATATTATGATCATTTAGACAAAGACGGCATTAGACCAAAAACCAAAGCTACTGCAATTCAGATTGGAAGACCGGCCAATATTCTAAAAGGATTACGTGCGTTAGAATTTACAAATGGTGTTGTAACAACAGTTTCAGATTCAGAGATGTTGGATGGTATGGCAGTAGTAGGTTTGAATGGATTTGATTGTGAAATGGCTTCAGGTGCATCAGTTGTGGGAATTAAAAAATTGATAACTGAAGAAATTATCAAAAAAGATGATGTGGTGGTAGGCATTCTTACAGGTAGACAAAAGGATGCAATGCTCCCAGTAGAATATCATAATAATCCGAAAAATAAATTTGCGATTCCACCTAAAAACTAG
- a CDS encoding hemolysin family protein gives MVEIWEYFGLAALIGLSAFFSGTEVALVGIRKSTVTQLLKQKVKGAKALHKLTSNPSWMMSSVNLGNNLVNVAASVLATKIATEIFGDEGLGITVGIMTFIILVFGEITPKIYSNANSTKIALRGAPVLLIFSYVLWPIVKLFEIITKTMIRLTGSSYHPPPITEEEIRGIVEQGFVDKVLEKDESDLVHSALEFDDTVIRSVMTPRTKMFTLPAKMLLVDALPLINENPHSRIPIFGESQDDIVGFVHVRDILTHIEKENRMITLEQVARKPVFASQEKMVSALLKEMKGRKTHMAIVIDEHGGVEGLVTFEDLIEEIVGDIEDETDNIPPKEFESIDKDTIITNGDIEIYRLNQIFKSDLPEGDDYSTLNGLLHEKLQDIPREGDKLEFDDIRIVVEKVIKNNPVKIRIERIKK, from the coding sequence ATGGTAGAAATTTGGGAGTATTTTGGGTTAGCTGCTCTAATAGGATTATCAGCGTTTTTTAGTGGAACAGAAGTTGCATTGGTCGGAATAAGAAAATCCACTGTAACTCAGCTGTTAAAACAAAAAGTAAAGGGTGCAAAGGCATTGCACAAACTCACATCCAATCCAAGCTGGATGATGTCTAGTGTCAATCTTGGAAATAACCTAGTTAATGTTGCAGCATCAGTTCTTGCAACAAAGATTGCAACTGAGATCTTTGGAGATGAAGGACTTGGAATTACTGTAGGAATTATGACATTTATCATTTTGGTGTTTGGTGAGATTACTCCTAAAATATACTCCAACGCGAATTCTACTAAAATTGCACTCAGAGGAGCACCTGTCTTGTTAATTTTTAGCTATGTATTATGGCCTATTGTAAAACTTTTTGAAATAATCACAAAAACAATGATTAGATTAACTGGAAGCAGTTATCATCCACCACCAATCACTGAAGAGGAAATTAGGGGCATAGTTGAACAAGGATTTGTAGATAAAGTATTAGAAAAAGACGAAAGCGACTTGGTCCATAGTGCATTAGAGTTTGACGATACTGTAATTAGATCAGTTATGACCCCTCGAACAAAAATGTTCACACTTCCTGCAAAGATGTTACTCGTTGATGCTCTTCCTTTAATTAATGAAAACCCGCATTCCAGAATACCTATTTTTGGAGAATCTCAAGATGATATTGTTGGATTTGTACATGTTAGAGACATACTAACGCATATTGAAAAAGAAAACAGGATGATCACATTAGAACAAGTTGCAAGAAAGCCTGTATTTGCTTCTCAAGAAAAAATGGTAAGTGCTTTACTAAAAGAGATGAAAGGTCGAAAAACACACATGGCAATTGTAATTGATGAACATGGCGGTGTAGAAGGACTTGTCACATTTGAAGATTTGATAGAGGAGATAGTAGGAGATATCGAAGATGAAACAGATAACATACCTCCAAAAGAATTTGAATCAATCGATAAAGATACAATAATTACAAACGGGGATATTGAAATTTACAGACTAAATCAAATTTTCAAATCAGATCTGCCTGAAGGAGACGATTATTCCACACTTAATGGTCTTTTACATGAAAAATTACAAGACATTCCTCGAGAAGGAGATAAACTTGAATTTGACGATATTAGAATAGTCGTTGAAAAAGTAATTAAAAACAATCCTGTGAAAATCAGAATAGAAAGAATAAAGAAATAA
- a CDS encoding type II glyceraldehyde-3-phosphate dehydrogenase: protein MKKIFVNGYGSIGSRITSFLKDDPEVSVIGVGKYSPDDDVNVAISRGLNVYVPERKLNDFKNFKISGTIESALNDCDLVIDASPGGHGYKNKKNLYDPKNLSVIYQGGETTMGDEAVSDLLFNSRANYDLAIGKKHVMQGSCNVTGMGRILEPLRNKFSNRLVRFDVTLVRRWADIEQTDKQVTDTIEMTEKPHHGDDVKMYFGKDAPLFVRAIKVPTRQMHLHIMDIRFSDKAPTPSELHEIFANEFGVAILWTAKGTKDIRDYAQNMGFNFTDTNMIHIHANMTVSIGDTVQMMYSDDQTGIVIPENHMLMQAMLFGKSYKDAFSHTESIFNMKERKQKLESHFARKN, encoded by the coding sequence ATGAAAAAAATTTTTGTGAATGGTTATGGTTCTATCGGAAGTAGAATTACCTCTTTTCTAAAGGATGATCCTGAAGTTTCTGTAATTGGGGTAGGAAAATATTCCCCAGACGATGATGTTAATGTAGCGATTTCTCGTGGATTAAACGTCTATGTGCCGGAAAGAAAATTAAATGATTTTAAGAATTTCAAAATTTCTGGAACCATAGAGTCTGCTCTTAATGACTGTGATCTAGTAATAGATGCGTCTCCTGGAGGCCATGGCTACAAGAACAAGAAAAATCTCTATGATCCAAAAAATCTATCAGTGATTTATCAAGGCGGAGAAACCACCATGGGTGATGAGGCAGTTTCTGATTTGTTGTTTAATTCAAGGGCAAATTATGATTTGGCTATTGGAAAAAAACATGTCATGCAGGGTAGCTGTAATGTTACTGGTATGGGACGTATTTTAGAACCGTTGAGAAATAAATTTTCAAATAGACTAGTTAGATTTGATGTTACATTAGTAAGAAGATGGGCAGACATTGAACAAACAGACAAGCAAGTAACAGATACTATCGAAATGACTGAAAAACCGCATCACGGCGATGATGTAAAGATGTATTTTGGAAAAGACGCCCCGTTATTTGTTCGTGCAATTAAAGTTCCAACTAGACAAATGCATCTTCACATTATGGACATTCGTTTTAGTGATAAAGCGCCCACTCCTTCAGAACTTCATGAGATTTTTGCAAACGAATTTGGTGTAGCAATTTTATGGACAGCAAAGGGAACAAAAGACATTAGAGATTATGCCCAAAACATGGGATTTAATTTTACAGACACAAACATGATTCACATTCATGCAAACATGACAGTATCTATTGGTGATACAGTTCAAATGATGTATTCCGATGATCAAACAGGAATTGTTATTCCTGAAAATCACATGTTAATGCAGGCAATGTTGTTTGGAAAATCATACAAAGATGCGTTTTCTCATACGGAATCAATTTTCAACATGAAAGAAAGAAAACAAAAACTAGAATCTCATTTTGCAAGAAAAAATTAA
- a CDS encoding glycosyltransferase family 2 protein — protein MDKKQIISKLNDAISNNKGDDGRNHYLIKRINENGLLCESDKKYLEKILALDTIEIKNEFIAEKDQSIFLNPNLTKCSLCHMDIQFDEKSTRYKKDWYHVDCLKTISDVRENKLQDEESEEENITTSIPQKIKKDPIQILLTASIFIFLSISVYFLLGPLSMMAMGLGGAITIFHVIGSTKKLYSTNVSGRNAPSIFLLFLLGSPFIIATMIAYEGYTLLESPIRIILLWAMTISFWSTMLFVPMAVLSKHREDGQTYTKTYPKISIIIPAYNEEKVISHTIEALLETKYPKKEIIFVDDGSNDNTLSIAMRYNEKIKVLHKENGGKASALNYGLVYATGEIVVIVDADTIIGRHSLREIVKGFEVNEHVAAVAGNIKVRNRLNWITKCQALEYITGIQIVRRAFDVFGSITIVPGALGAFKKSFLSELGTYGKETIVEDFDQTIKLLKAGLITQGSSKATAYTEAPNTLRDFVAQRKRWYRGNIQVLKRHSDALFNPRFGYLQRLSLPYLFLGMVITPIVGFTSVINAIVGTILGDGWYVLQVSLIFLVVHYLMTALAIRIDDEDPKLLWYAGFLVFGFKQIIDFLLLKAILEQLRKKKATWTSAKRIGMNKN, from the coding sequence TTGGACAAAAAACAGATTATTTCAAAACTCAATGATGCCATTAGCAATAACAAAGGAGATGACGGAAGAAACCACTATCTCATTAAAAGAATTAACGAAAATGGTCTACTTTGTGAATCTGACAAAAAATACTTGGAAAAAATTTTAGCGTTAGATACTATTGAAATTAAAAATGAGTTCATTGCAGAAAAGGATCAATCCATTTTTCTAAATCCAAATTTAACTAAATGTTCATTATGTCATATGGATATTCAATTCGATGAAAAATCTACAAGATACAAAAAAGATTGGTATCATGTAGATTGTTTAAAAACTATATCCGATGTAAGAGAAAATAAATTACAAGATGAAGAATCTGAAGAAGAAAATATTACAACAAGTATACCTCAAAAAATAAAAAAAGATCCTATTCAAATTTTACTTACTGCCTCAATTTTTATTTTCTTGAGTATTTCAGTATATTTTCTACTAGGACCACTAAGTATGATGGCCATGGGATTAGGTGGTGCTATTACTATTTTCCATGTTATTGGTTCTACCAAAAAATTATACTCAACTAACGTTTCTGGAAGGAACGCACCTTCGATATTTTTATTATTTTTACTTGGGTCTCCGTTTATCATTGCTACAATGATTGCTTATGAAGGATATACGTTACTAGAATCTCCAATCAGAATAATTTTACTTTGGGCAATGACAATTTCATTTTGGTCAACAATGTTATTTGTACCAATGGCAGTTTTAAGTAAACATAGAGAAGATGGACAGACATACACAAAGACATATCCAAAAATATCCATTATAATTCCTGCATATAATGAGGAAAAAGTAATTTCGCATACAATAGAAGCATTGTTAGAAACAAAATATCCAAAAAAAGAAATCATATTTGTAGATGATGGTAGCAATGACAACACGTTATCTATTGCAATGAGATACAATGAAAAAATTAAAGTATTACATAAAGAAAATGGCGGAAAGGCATCAGCGTTAAATTATGGTCTTGTATATGCAACTGGAGAAATTGTAGTGATTGTTGATGCCGATACAATTATCGGAAGACACTCATTAAGAGAAATTGTAAAAGGTTTTGAAGTTAATGAGCATGTTGCAGCTGTTGCAGGCAATATCAAAGTAAGAAACAGATTGAATTGGATTACTAAATGTCAAGCTTTAGAATACATAACTGGAATTCAAATAGTTAGACGAGCTTTTGATGTATTTGGTTCTATCACTATAGTTCCTGGTGCACTTGGTGCTTTCAAAAAATCATTTCTTTCAGAATTGGGCACGTATGGTAAAGAAACCATAGTCGAAGATTTTGATCAGACCATAAAGTTACTAAAGGCAGGTTTGATTACTCAAGGAAGCTCAAAAGCTACAGCATATACTGAAGCCCCAAACACACTACGCGATTTTGTAGCTCAAAGAAAAAGATGGTATCGTGGAAATATTCAGGTATTAAAAAGACATTCTGATGCTTTATTCAATCCCAGATTTGGATATTTGCAAAGATTGTCATTACCATATTTATTTTTAGGAATGGTAATTACTCCAATTGTAGGTTTTACATCCGTAATTAATGCAATTGTAGGCACAATTCTAGGAGATGGGTGGTATGTCTTGCAGGTATCTTTGATATTTTTAGTAGTACATTACCTAATGACGGCATTAGCTATTAGAATTGACGATGAAGATCCAAAATTATTATGGTATGCGGGGTTTTTGGTCTTTGGATTTAAACAGATAATAGATTTTTTGTTACTAAAAGCAATACTAGAGCAATTAAGAAAGAAAAAAGCCACATGGACCAGTGCAAAAAGGATAGGGATGAATAAAAATTAA
- a CDS encoding polysaccharide deacetylase family protein: MIQNAFGESNGEINLLIKYENGVKASVESTTLKIYKDTEQTSFREISVQNNPVNIPDLPLNHKYKIELYYNEQYQSTEYYDVKKLKNDLDITIKLPGGIKFDVLYNDGQTPLKEANVVLTAMNGKIINQDITDFNGETIRFWIPQTIGNDYYNVEVIIDPALKFTTILKIQSFLAEDVKIITSWPKIIDSAITIQVYRDELTKISKSDGDFIVQVIGKYGKIFETPVSYKGEAVISNIPVGTYSIQIISKKDNNLVAVKEITLSGKHEPIQLFLNDPNFISDIVKNQTASNEETTWNCNCVAFKIDNLQDFWLNDVQNNLINTFSENKVPVTVSILGKFFGSDPKTIDFLKQQIQDKKIEVAIRGWELVDHSLYETEEQSSSIEQTNNQISKKLGISSEIFSPPFGKFNNYTTNALKQNNISYVSTMITTDTPNLKSNPRHIPETSYLPNLLEDDPFLQGTVVEKMMLKIEDQQKKYGYALISTQPLDFAIHDGEFKNQINEDKIKLLEELINNLKKNNIKIILLTDIPQESMFQKYPTWIKHVYVWYEQGKITNIELENAINNLTLRTIVIPR; this comes from the coding sequence ATGATTCAAAATGCTTTTGGAGAAAGCAATGGAGAAATAAATCTATTAATAAAATATGAAAACGGGGTTAAAGCTAGTGTAGAATCAACAACACTAAAGATATACAAAGATACTGAACAAACCTCTTTTAGAGAAATTTCAGTTCAAAATAATCCTGTAAACATACCAGATCTACCTCTTAACCACAAATACAAAATTGAATTATACTATAATGAACAATATCAAAGTACAGAATATTATGATGTAAAAAAATTAAAAAATGATTTGGATATCACAATAAAATTACCAGGAGGTATTAAATTCGATGTATTATACAATGACGGACAAACTCCACTTAAAGAAGCAAATGTTGTTCTTACAGCTATGAATGGCAAAATAATAAACCAAGATATTACTGACTTTAACGGAGAAACAATAAGATTTTGGATTCCACAGACAATTGGCAATGATTACTATAATGTAGAAGTTATAATTGATCCAGCATTAAAATTTACAACTATTCTTAAAATTCAATCATTTCTAGCAGAAGATGTAAAAATTATTACGAGTTGGCCCAAAATAATAGATTCTGCCATAACAATACAGGTCTACCGAGACGAACTAACAAAAATATCAAAATCGGATGGAGATTTCATAGTACAAGTGATTGGTAAATATGGGAAAATATTTGAAACTCCAGTATCATATAAAGGCGAAGCAGTAATTTCCAACATTCCAGTTGGGACATATTCAATTCAGATAATATCAAAAAAGGACAACAATCTAGTTGCAGTTAAAGAAATTACATTGTCTGGAAAACATGAACCTATACAATTATTCCTAAACGATCCAAATTTTATATCAGATATTGTTAAAAACCAAACAGCAAGTAACGAAGAAACAACATGGAATTGCAATTGCGTCGCATTTAAAATTGACAACCTGCAAGATTTTTGGCTAAACGATGTTCAAAATAATCTAATCAATACATTTTCTGAAAATAAAGTTCCAGTTACAGTAAGTATATTAGGTAAATTTTTTGGCAGTGATCCTAAAACTATTGACTTTTTAAAGCAACAAATTCAAGATAAGAAAATAGAAGTGGCCATTAGAGGTTGGGAATTGGTAGATCATTCATTATATGAAACAGAAGAACAATCATCAAGTATTGAACAGACCAACAATCAGATATCTAAAAAATTAGGAATATCATCAGAAATATTTTCACCGCCATTTGGCAAATTCAACAATTATACTACAAATGCATTAAAACAAAATAACATATCTTATGTCAGTACAATGATTACAACAGATACGCCAAATCTCAAATCCAATCCACGTCATATTCCTGAGACGTCATACTTGCCAAATCTTTTGGAGGATGATCCATTTCTTCAAGGAACAGTTGTTGAAAAAATGATGTTAAAAATAGAAGACCAGCAAAAAAAATACGGATATGCATTGATTAGCACACAACCATTGGACTTTGCAATACATGATGGCGAATTTAAAAATCAAATAAACGAAGACAAAATAAAACTACTAGAAGAATTAATCAACAATCTTAAGAAAAACAACATCAAAATAATATTATTAACTGACATACCTCAAGAATCGATGTTTCAAAAATATCCAACATGGATTAAACATGTTTATGTCTGGTATGAACAAGGAAAAATTACCAATATAGAATTAGAAAA